A single window of Apodemus sylvaticus chromosome 4, mApoSyl1.1, whole genome shotgun sequence DNA harbors:
- the C4H1orf54 gene encoding uncharacterized protein C1orf54 homolog isoform X1 — protein MDVLLIALLAAPLILGQDYEDGEQLEEGDYYQVAYYYYTMTPNYDDFSVNFTVDYSLFESEDRLNSLTKEVTTTEAVETTASSYSLHTEPVDHQNPVTTKPVTTEPQSPDQNDAGSTLQSPVSCLLLWTLLHGGVHFM, from the exons ATGGATGTCCTCTTGATAGCCCTCCTTGCTGCACCACTTATCCTGG GACAGGACTATGAGGATGGAGAACAGCTGGAAGAGGGAGATTACTACCAAGTGGCGTACTATTATTACACAATGACCCCTAATTATG atGATTTTAGTGTAAACTTCACTGTTGATTACTCCTTGTTTGAGTCGGAGGATAGGTTG AACAGTTTGACTAAGGAGGTAACAACAACAGAAGCGGTAGAGACTACAGCCTCTTCATACAGTCTTCATACAGAGCCTGTGGACCATCAGAATCCTGTAACCACGAAACCAGTGACCACAGAACCA CAGAGTCCGGATCAGAATGATGCCGGGTCCACTCTGCAGAGTCCTGTGTCCTGTCTTCTGTTATGGACCCTCCTACACGGAGGGGTGCATTTCATGTAG
- the Aph1a gene encoding gamma-secretase subunit APH-1A, translating into MGAAVFFGCTFVAFGPAFALFLITVAGDPLRVIILVAGAFFWLVSLLLASVVWFILVHVTDRSDARLQYGLLIFGAAVSVLLQEVFRFAYYKLLKKADEGLASLSEDGRSPISIRQMAYVSGLSFGIISGVFSVINILADALGPGVVGIHGDSPYYFLTSAFLTAAIILLHTFWGVVFFDACERRRYWALGLVVGSHLLTSGLTFLNPWYEASLLPIYAVTVSMGLWAFITAGGSLRSIQRSLSCRRQEDSRVMVYSALRIPPED; encoded by the exons ATGGGGGCTGCTGTGTTTTTCGGATGCACCTTCGTCGCGTTCGGCCCAGCCTTCGCCCTTTTCCTGATCACTGTAGCTGGAGACCCGCTTCGGGTTATCATCCTGGTGGCGGG AGCCTTTTTCTGGCTGGTCTCCCTGCTCTTGGCCTCTGTGGTCTGGTTCATCTTGGTCCATGTGACAGACCGATCGGATGCACGGCTCCAGTATGGCCTCCTGATTTTTGGTGCTGCTGTCTCTGTCCTTCTACAGGAAGTGTTCCGTTTTGCCTACTACAAGCTCCTTAA GAAGGCAGATGAGGGCTTAGCATCACTAAGTGAGGACGGAAGATCACCCATCTCTATCCGACAGATGGCCTATG tttctgGTCTGTCCTTCGGTATCATCAGTGGTGTCTTCTCTGTTATCAATATTTTGGCTGATGCACTTGGGCCAGGTGTGGTTGGGATCCATGGAGACTCACCCTATTACTTCCTGACCTCAG CCTTTCTGACAGCAGCCATTATCCTGCTCCATACCTTTTGGGGAGTTGTGTTCTTTGATGCCTGTGAGAGGAGACGGTACTGGGCTTTGGGCCTGGTAGTTGGGAGTCACCTTCTGACATCAGGACTG ACATTCCTCAACCCCTggtatgaggccagcctgctgcCCATCTATGCAGTCACCGTTTCCATGGGGCTCTGGGCGTTCATCACAGCCGGAGGCTCCCTGCGAAGTATCCAGCGCAGCCTTTCGT GCCGACGGCAGGAGGACAGTCGGGTGATGGTGTACTCTGCCCTGCGCATCCCACCCGAGGACTGA
- the Ciart gene encoding circadian-associated transcriptional repressor isoform X1, whose product MDSPSSIFSYSSSSLSPSFSTSPVNSDFSFPSDNEREGKGTRELRPDTVRRRGGSRPSPGPIRCRHRPRVSSNQHTASHLEQQGSEVKRSRDGQLETSLNIQGCTTEGDLLFAQKCKELQGFIRPLTDLLNGLKMGRFDRGLSSFQQSVAMDRIQRIVGVLQKPQMGERYLGTLLQVEGMLKTWFPHIAAQKSSSGGSRHQVSKHFPSHHSDSGAASPAPLIEKMGQTQLGHLVLKPKQPWHLTGWPAMNLTWIHNTPICNPPLSSPGSTSGHSPTGTGASIGVILVLQKGGQPFTHSAPGTPIPPASLSPVTSGDPKKLSGEEPRCHSLPVTLPSDWSGILCPPVLPATDREMAKGHPEPQTVSHPPVAPDPQP is encoded by the exons ATGGATTCTCCATCTAGCATCTTTTCgtattcctcctcctctctctccccgtCATTTTCCACGTCCCCTGTGAACAGTGACTTTAGCTTCCCTTCTGATAATGAGAGGGAGGGCAAGGGCACCCGTGAGCTCAGGCCAGACACTGTGCGTCGGAGAGGAGGTTCCAGGCCCAGTCCAGGCCCTATCCGCTGCAGACATCGACCCAGGGTTTCTAGTAACCAACATACAGCGTCTCATCTGGAACAGCAAGGATCTGAAGTCAAAAGATCAAGAGACGGTCAACTGGAGACAAGTCTAAACATCCAGGGATGTACTACAGAGGGAGACCTGCTCTTTGCTCAAAAG TGTAAAGAACTCCAAGGGTTCATTCGGCCCCTCACAGACTTACTGAACGGACTAAAGATGGGTCGCTTTGACAGAG GATTAAGTAGCTTCCAACAGAGTGTGGCCATGGACCGGATCCAGCGTATAGTGGGTGTTTTACAGAAGCCTCAGATGGG AGAACGTTATCTAGGAACCTTGCTGCAGGTGGAAGGGATGTTAAAGACTTGGTTTCCTCATATAGCTGCCCAGAAATCATCCTCAGGAGGTAGCAGGCATCAGGTAAGCAAG CACTTTCCTAGCCACCACAGTGACTCGGGTGCTGCTTCTCCTGCACCTCTCATAGAGAAGATGGGCCAAACACAGCTGGGACATTTGGTTTTGAAACCAAAGCAGCCTTGGCACCTCACTGGATGGCCAGCTATGAACCTCACCTGGATCCATAACACTCCCATCTGTAACCCTCCCCTCAGCTCCCCAGGCTCCACCTCTGGCCACAGCCCCACAGGCACTGGAGCCAGCATTGGTGTCATCCTTGTCCTCCAGAAAGGAGGACAACCCTTCACCCATTCTGCCCCGGGCACTCCGATCCCACCAGCTTCCCTGTCTCCTGTCACCTCTGGTGATCCAAAGAAACTGTCTGGAGAGGAGCCTCGGTGCCACAGTTTGCCAGTAACACTGCCGTCAGACTGGAGCGGCATCCTTTGTCCACCTGTCCTTCCTGCCACAGACAGAGAGATGGCCAAAGGACACCCGGAGCCACAGACGGTTAGCCATCCTCCAGTTGCTCCTGATCCTCAGCCCTGA
- the C4H1orf54 gene encoding uncharacterized protein C1orf54 homolog isoform X2, whose amino-acid sequence MDVLLIALLAAPLILGQDYEDGEQLEEGDYYQVAYYYYTMTPNYDDFSVNFTVDYSLFESEDRLNSLTKEVTTTEAVETTASSYSLHTEPVDHQNPVTTKPVTTEPSPDQNDAGSTLQSPVSCLLLWTLLHGGVHFM is encoded by the exons ATGGATGTCCTCTTGATAGCCCTCCTTGCTGCACCACTTATCCTGG GACAGGACTATGAGGATGGAGAACAGCTGGAAGAGGGAGATTACTACCAAGTGGCGTACTATTATTACACAATGACCCCTAATTATG atGATTTTAGTGTAAACTTCACTGTTGATTACTCCTTGTTTGAGTCGGAGGATAGGTTG AACAGTTTGACTAAGGAGGTAACAACAACAGAAGCGGTAGAGACTACAGCCTCTTCATACAGTCTTCATACAGAGCCTGTGGACCATCAGAATCCTGTAACCACGAAACCAGTGACCACAGAACCA AGTCCGGATCAGAATGATGCCGGGTCCACTCTGCAGAGTCCTGTGTCCTGTCTTCTGTTATGGACCCTCCTACACGGAGGGGTGCATTTCATGTAG
- the Ca14 gene encoding carbonic anhydrase 14 gives MLFFVLLLKVTWILAADGGHHWTYEGPHGQDHWPTSYPECGGNAQSPIDIQTDSVVFDPDLPAVQPHGYDQLDTEPLDLHNNGHTVQLSLPPTLRLRGLPRQYTAAQLHLHWGQKGSLEGSEHQIDSEATAAELHVVHYDSESYSSLSEAAQKPQGLAVLGILIEVGETGNPAYDHILSHLQEIRYKGQKTSVPPFNVRELFPQQLEQFFRYNGSLTTPPCYQSVLWTVFNRRAQISVEQLEKLQEALSSTEEDPSEPLVQNCRAPQPLNQRTVFASFIQVGPLYTTGEMLGLGVGILAGCLCLLLAVYLIAQKIRKKRLGNRKSVVFTSARATTEA, from the exons ATGTTGTTCTTCGTTCTCCTGTTAAAGGTGACTTGGATCCTGGCTGCAGATGGGG GTCACCACTGGACATATGAAG GCCCGCATGGTCAGGACCACTGGCCAACCTCTTACCCTGAGTGTGGCGGCAATGCCCAGTCCCCCATTGATATCCAGACAGACAGTGTGGTATTTGACCCGGATCTGCCTGCTGTACAGCCCCACGGATACGACCAGCTTGATACCGAGCCTTTGGATCTACACAATAATGGCCACACAG TGCAGCtttccctgcccccaaccctgcgCCTGCGCGGACTGCCCCGACAGTACACCGCAGCCCAGCTCCACCTGCACTGGGGACAGAAGGGATCCCTAGAGGGCTCAGAGCACCAGATCGACAGCGAAGCCACAGCCGCAGAG CTCCACGTGGTCCATTACGACTCGGAGTCCTACAGCAGCCTGAGTGAGGCCGCTCAGAAACCTCAGGGCCTGGCTGTCCTAGGCATCCTAATTGAG GTGGGTGAGACTGGGAACCCTGCGTATGATCACATTCTGAGTCATCTGCAAGAAATAAGGTACAAAG GTCAGAAGACCTCCGTGCCTCCCTTCAATGTGAGAGAGCTGTTCCCCCAACAGCTGGAGCAGTTCTTCCGCTACAACGGCTCACTCACCACTCCCCCCTGCTACCAGAGTGTACTCTGGACGGTCTTCAACAGAAGGGCCCAGATCTCAGTGGAACAG TTAGAGAAGCTGCAGGAGGCGTTGTCCTCTACAGAAGAGGATCCATCTGAGCCCCTCGTACAGAACTGCCGAGCCCCCCAGCCTCTCAACCAGAGGACCGTCTTTGCTTCTTTCATCCAAG TGGGACCGCTGTACACCACAG GAGAGATGCTGGGCCTGGGCGTGGGGATCTTGGCTGggtgtctctgcctcctgctggctGTTTATCTCATCGCTCAAAAAATCAG GAAGAAGCGGCTTGGAAACAGGAAAAGCGTGGTTTTCACCTCTGCTAGGGCTACCACAGAGGCGTGA
- the Ciart gene encoding circadian-associated transcriptional repressor isoform X2 has product MDSPSSIFSYSSSSLSPSFSTSPVNSDFSFPSDNEREGKGTRELRPDTVRRRGGSRPSPGPIRCRHRPRVSSNQHTASHLEQQGSEVKRSRDGQLETSLNIQGCTTEGDLLFAQKCKELQGFIRPLTDLLNGLKMGRFDRGLSSFQQSVAMDRIQRIVGVLQKPQMGERYLGTLLQVEGMLKTWFPHIAAQKSSSGGSRHQHFPSHHSDSGAASPAPLIEKMGQTQLGHLVLKPKQPWHLTGWPAMNLTWIHNTPICNPPLSSPGSTSGHSPTGTGASIGVILVLQKGGQPFTHSAPGTPIPPASLSPVTSGDPKKLSGEEPRCHSLPVTLPSDWSGILCPPVLPATDREMAKGHPEPQTVSHPPVAPDPQP; this is encoded by the exons ATGGATTCTCCATCTAGCATCTTTTCgtattcctcctcctctctctccccgtCATTTTCCACGTCCCCTGTGAACAGTGACTTTAGCTTCCCTTCTGATAATGAGAGGGAGGGCAAGGGCACCCGTGAGCTCAGGCCAGACACTGTGCGTCGGAGAGGAGGTTCCAGGCCCAGTCCAGGCCCTATCCGCTGCAGACATCGACCCAGGGTTTCTAGTAACCAACATACAGCGTCTCATCTGGAACAGCAAGGATCTGAAGTCAAAAGATCAAGAGACGGTCAACTGGAGACAAGTCTAAACATCCAGGGATGTACTACAGAGGGAGACCTGCTCTTTGCTCAAAAG TGTAAAGAACTCCAAGGGTTCATTCGGCCCCTCACAGACTTACTGAACGGACTAAAGATGGGTCGCTTTGACAGAG GATTAAGTAGCTTCCAACAGAGTGTGGCCATGGACCGGATCCAGCGTATAGTGGGTGTTTTACAGAAGCCTCAGATGGG AGAACGTTATCTAGGAACCTTGCTGCAGGTGGAAGGGATGTTAAAGACTTGGTTTCCTCATATAGCTGCCCAGAAATCATCCTCAGGAGGTAGCAGGCATCAG CACTTTCCTAGCCACCACAGTGACTCGGGTGCTGCTTCTCCTGCACCTCTCATAGAGAAGATGGGCCAAACACAGCTGGGACATTTGGTTTTGAAACCAAAGCAGCCTTGGCACCTCACTGGATGGCCAGCTATGAACCTCACCTGGATCCATAACACTCCCATCTGTAACCCTCCCCTCAGCTCCCCAGGCTCCACCTCTGGCCACAGCCCCACAGGCACTGGAGCCAGCATTGGTGTCATCCTTGTCCTCCAGAAAGGAGGACAACCCTTCACCCATTCTGCCCCGGGCACTCCGATCCCACCAGCTTCCCTGTCTCCTGTCACCTCTGGTGATCCAAAGAAACTGTCTGGAGAGGAGCCTCGGTGCCACAGTTTGCCAGTAACACTGCCGTCAGACTGGAGCGGCATCCTTTGTCCACCTGTCCTTCCTGCCACAGACAGAGAGATGGCCAAAGGACACCCGGAGCCACAGACGGTTAGCCATCCTCCAGTTGCTCCTGATCCTCAGCCCTGA